A stretch of the uncultured Cohaesibacter sp. genome encodes the following:
- a CDS encoding microcin C ABC transporter permease YejB: MGAYILRRLLLIIPTLVGIMAINFAVIQFAPGGPVERIIAQVTGTDVSATERISGGGDFAGTGTGPSASSGDDITSRYRGAQGLDPDFIKELEKQFGFDKPPLERFGQMLINYATFDFGDSYFRDIGVLELIAEKMPVSISLGLWMTLISYMISIPLGIRKAVSDGSRFDVWTSAVVIIGYAIPGFLFAVLLVVLFAGGSFFDWFPLRGLFSDNFDQLSWWEKILDYFWHLALPLTSMALAAFATTTLLTKNSFLDEIRKQYVVTARAKGLTERQVLYGHVFRNAMLIIIAGFPGAFIGAFFGGSLLIEQIFSLDGLGLLSFESVINRDYAVVFATLYIFSLMGLVVSLISDLTYMLIDPRIDFESREV, translated from the coding sequence ATGGGCGCCTATATTTTACGACGTCTGTTGCTGATCATTCCGACATTGGTCGGAATCATGGCAATCAATTTCGCAGTCATCCAGTTTGCCCCCGGCGGACCGGTTGAACGGATCATCGCGCAGGTGACCGGCACCGATGTTTCGGCCACCGAGCGGATATCCGGTGGCGGGGATTTTGCCGGAACCGGGACAGGACCGTCTGCATCAAGTGGCGACGATATCACCTCGCGCTATCGTGGTGCACAGGGGCTGGATCCGGACTTCATCAAGGAGCTGGAAAAGCAGTTCGGCTTTGACAAGCCGCCGCTGGAACGCTTTGGCCAGATGCTGATCAACTATGCCACTTTCGATTTTGGTGACAGCTATTTCCGCGATATCGGAGTGTTGGAACTGATTGCCGAAAAGATGCCGGTATCGATATCTCTTGGCCTCTGGATGACCTTGATTTCCTACATGATTTCCATCCCGCTCGGCATCCGCAAGGCGGTCAGTGATGGCAGCCGGTTTGACGTCTGGACCAGCGCGGTGGTGATCATCGGCTATGCCATTCCGGGCTTTCTGTTCGCGGTTCTGCTGGTGGTGCTGTTTGCCGGTGGCTCCTTCTTTGACTGGTTCCCGCTGCGTGGACTGTTCTCGGACAATTTCGATCAATTGAGCTGGTGGGAAAAGATCCTCGACTATTTCTGGCATTTGGCCTTGCCGTTGACCTCGATGGCGCTGGCGGCCTTTGCCACCACGACTCTTTTGACGAAAAACTCCTTCCTTGACGAAATCCGCAAGCAATATGTGGTGACAGCAAGGGCGAAGGGTCTGACCGAGCGGCAGGTGCTGTATGGCCATGTCTTCCGCAATGCGATGCTGATCATCATTGCCGGTTTCCCCGGTGCTTTCATTGGTGCCTTCTTTGGCGGCTCCCTGCTGATCGAGCAGATTTTCTCTCTCGACGGGCTGGGGCTTTTGTCATTTGAGAGCGTCATCAACCGCGATTATGCAGTGGTCTTTGCGACCCTTTATATCTTCTCGCTCATGGGGTTGGTCGTCAGTCTGATTTCCGATCTGACCTACATGTTGATCGATCCGCGGATCGACTTTGAAAGCCGGGAGGTCTGA
- a CDS encoding ABC transporter permease, which produces MRLSFSRKKDPSSQKPGFFESLSPINKRRLKNFKSNRRGYVSLWLFAILFLLTLFAELLANDKPLLVSYKGEFLSPLVTDYPESKFGGFLPKTDYHDPVIQEEINENGWILWPPVRYGYRTVNIDLPTPAPSPPSWLLDKETRCAPYDLGVEDRNCSIGNWNWLGTDDSGRDVLARLIYGFRISVLFGLTLTLFSSIIGVAAGAVQGYFGGLTDLLFQRFIEIWTSVPQLYLLLIIAAIITPSFWILLGILMLFSWVALVGVVRAEFLRARNFEYVSAARALGVSNGTIMMRHLLPNAMVATLTFMPFILNGSITTLTSLDFLGFGLPPGSPSLGELLAQGKKHWEAPWLGLTGFFSISIMLSLLIFIGEAVRDAFDPRKTFQ; this is translated from the coding sequence ATGCGATTGTCTTTCTCACGCAAAAAAGACCCTTCCAGTCAGAAGCCGGGCTTCTTTGAAAGCCTGTCGCCGATCAACAAGCGCCGGCTGAAGAATTTCAAATCCAACCGACGCGGCTATGTCTCCCTGTGGCTGTTTGCCATTCTGTTTCTTCTCACCCTGTTTGCCGAGTTGCTCGCCAACGACAAACCTTTGCTGGTATCCTACAAGGGTGAATTCTTGTCTCCCTTGGTGACCGACTATCCGGAAAGCAAGTTTGGTGGGTTCCTGCCCAAGACCGACTATCATGACCCGGTGATTCAGGAAGAGATCAATGAGAATGGCTGGATTCTCTGGCCACCGGTGCGTTATGGCTACCGGACGGTCAATATTGATCTGCCAACCCCTGCCCCCTCACCGCCAAGCTGGTTACTGGACAAGGAGACCCGGTGCGCGCCCTATGATTTGGGCGTTGAGGATCGCAATTGCTCCATCGGTAACTGGAACTGGCTGGGGACTGATGATAGCGGGCGAGACGTGCTGGCACGCCTTATCTATGGCTTTCGGATTTCGGTGCTGTTTGGCCTGACGCTGACGCTCTTTTCCTCGATCATCGGGGTCGCTGCGGGCGCGGTACAGGGCTATTTCGGCGGTCTGACGGACCTTTTGTTCCAGCGCTTTATCGAAATCTGGACCTCTGTACCACAGCTCTATCTGTTGCTGATCATCGCGGCCATCATCACACCAAGCTTCTGGATTCTTCTGGGCATCCTGATGCTCTTTTCGTGGGTGGCATTGGTGGGCGTTGTGCGCGCGGAATTCTTGCGGGCCAGAAACTTCGAATATGTCTCGGCGGCCCGCGCCCTTGGGGTGTCCAACGGGACCATCATGATGCGGCATCTGCTGCCCAATGCCATGGTGGCGACCCTGACCTTCATGCCTTTCATTCTCAATGGATCGATCACGACGCTGACCTCGCTCGACTTTCTAGGCTTCGGCCTGCCTCCCGGCTCCCCATCGCTTGGGGAATTGTTGGCGCAGGGCAAGAAGCACTGGGAGGCCCCATGGCTGGGTCTCACAGGCTTCTTCTCGATCTCGATCATGTTGAGCTTGCTGATTTTCATCGGCGAGGCGGTGCGCGATGCCTTTGATCCGCGCAAGACCTTTCAGTGA
- a CDS encoding ABC transporter ATP-binding protein: MSNNQTPLLQVEDLSVAFRQDGKEKLAVNKISFSLDRGETLALVGESGSGKSVSALSILKLLPYPSASHPSGKVLFDGIDLLGANDKLLRSVRGNRISMIFQEPMSSLNPLHTVEQQIGEVLSIHHGMGEKQARARVLDLLDDVGIREPEKRLKSYPHQLSGGQRQRVMIAMALANEPEILIADEPTTALDVTVQAQIIELLRELQKSHNMALLFITHDLGIVEKLADKVCVMTDGEIVESGPTAELFANPQHRYTKHLLSSEPSGRALAVADDAPILLKTEDLKVWFPIKRGFLRRTAGYIKAVDGISLSIRAGETLGIVGESGSGKTTLGLALLRMISSDGPIVFQGKGLEQLDNKAMRDKRRDMQIVFQDPFGSLSPRMSIDQIVAEGLAIHAPDLSAEERDAKVVQVLKEVGIDPETRHRYPHEFSGGQRQRISIARAMVLEPSFVMLDEPTSALDMSVQSQVVDLLRDLQARHGLTYLFISHDLKVVRALSNRVMVMRQGKIVEEGDVEQIFNAPETDYTKALMAAALRMETAPTGIVAD, from the coding sequence ATGAGCAACAACCAAACGCCCCTTTTGCAAGTCGAAGACCTGTCTGTTGCCTTCCGTCAGGATGGCAAAGAGAAACTGGCGGTCAACAAAATCTCCTTCAGCCTTGATCGCGGTGAGACGTTGGCCCTGGTTGGCGAATCCGGCTCTGGCAAGTCGGTGTCCGCCCTGTCGATCTTGAAGCTGCTGCCCTATCCGTCCGCCTCCCATCCATCGGGCAAGGTGTTGTTCGATGGGATCGATCTGCTTGGTGCCAATGACAAATTGCTCCGCTCGGTGCGTGGCAACCGGATCTCGATGATCTTCCAGGAGCCGATGAGTTCCCTCAACCCGCTGCACACGGTCGAGCAGCAGATTGGCGAAGTTCTGTCGATCCATCACGGAATGGGCGAGAAACAGGCCCGTGCCCGCGTGCTGGACCTGCTTGATGATGTGGGCATTCGCGAGCCGGAAAAACGCCTTAAAAGCTATCCGCACCAATTGTCCGGTGGTCAGCGCCAGCGGGTGATGATCGCCATGGCTTTGGCTAATGAGCCGGAAATCCTGATTGCCGACGAGCCAACCACGGCTCTGGATGTGACCGTGCAGGCGCAGATCATTGAATTGCTGCGTGAGCTGCAAAAGAGCCATAACATGGCGCTTCTTTTCATCACCCACGATCTTGGTATCGTTGAAAAGCTGGCCGACAAGGTGTGCGTGATGACCGATGGCGAGATTGTCGAGAGCGGCCCAACGGCGGAGCTTTTCGCCAATCCCCAGCATCGCTATACCAAGCATTTGTTATCGTCCGAGCCAAGCGGCAGGGCCCTTGCGGTGGCAGATGACGCACCTATCTTGCTCAAGACCGAGGATCTCAAAGTCTGGTTCCCGATCAAGCGGGGCTTCTTGCGCCGTACCGCTGGTTACATCAAGGCGGTGGACGGGATTTCCCTGTCGATCCGGGCAGGCGAAACGCTGGGCATTGTAGGAGAATCCGGGTCCGGCAAGACCACGCTGGGACTCGCTCTGTTGCGGATGATTTCCTCCGATGGCCCGATTGTCTTCCAAGGCAAGGGGCTGGAGCAACTAGACAACAAGGCGATGCGCGACAAGCGCCGGGACATGCAAATCGTGTTTCAGGATCCGTTCGGCTCCCTGTCGCCGCGCATGTCTATCGATCAGATCGTTGCGGAAGGGCTGGCCATTCATGCACCGGACCTCAGCGCCGAGGAACGGGATGCCAAGGTGGTGCAGGTCTTGAAGGAAGTGGGCATTGATCCGGAAACCCGACATCGTTATCCGCATGAATTTTCCGGTGGTCAAAGGCAGCGCATTTCAATTGCACGCGCCATGGTGCTCGAGCCTTCGTTCGTGATGCTCGACGAGCCGACCAGTGCGCTTGACATGAGTGTACAAAGCCAAGTGGTTGATCTGTTGCGCGATCTTCAGGCGCGCCACGGGCTGACCTATCTTTTCATCAGCCACGACCTCAAGGTGGTGCGGGCTTTGTCCAACCGCGTGATGGTGATGCGACAGGGCAAAATCGTCGAAGAAGGGGATGTCGAGCAGATTTTCAACGCACCGGAAACCGACTATACCAAGGCCCTGATGGCTGCCGCCCTCAGAATGGAAACTGCCCCGACTGGCATTGTCGCGGACTGA
- a CDS encoding glyoxylate/hydroxypyruvate reductase A, giving the protein MNILLYAKGWDTDAWVMRIRKELPDATIVTPDTLTDPQSIDYAMVWKPEPGYLARFPNLKVICSLGAGVDFLMADPDLPKVPVVRVIDPDLTGRMSEYVLLQCLLHHRRTLSYLRYQAAGIWKEQADVVARDVRVGVLGLGVLGLDAARKLQMVGYDVAGWSRSPKQIEGLETYSGKDGLDAMAARTDILVSLLPHTPDTEGMLNLNLFRKLAQDGPLGGPVVINAGRGKLQVERDIMEALDEGSLIGASLDVFEEEPLHDDSPIWSHPSIILTPHNAAVSDPNSTTACLARQLKLFEAGEPMESVVDRKAGY; this is encoded by the coding sequence ATGAATATTCTCCTCTATGCCAAGGGCTGGGACACGGATGCCTGGGTGATGCGCATTCGCAAGGAATTGCCAGACGCCACCATTGTCACGCCCGATACACTCACCGACCCTCAAAGCATTGATTATGCGATGGTCTGGAAGCCAGAGCCGGGATATCTGGCGCGCTTTCCCAATCTCAAGGTGATCTGTTCGCTCGGAGCCGGGGTCGATTTCCTGATGGCTGATCCGGATTTGCCCAAAGTGCCGGTGGTGCGGGTGATTGACCCTGATTTGACTGGACGGATGAGCGAATATGTGCTGCTGCAATGCTTGCTGCATCACCGCCGGACACTCTCCTATCTGCGATATCAGGCGGCTGGCATCTGGAAGGAGCAGGCCGATGTGGTGGCCCGCGATGTGCGTGTGGGAGTTCTTGGGCTTGGTGTGCTCGGCCTTGATGCGGCCCGAAAACTGCAAATGGTCGGCTATGATGTGGCTGGCTGGAGCCGATCACCCAAACAGATCGAAGGCCTTGAAACCTATAGCGGTAAAGATGGGCTTGACGCGATGGCTGCGCGGACGGACATTCTGGTCTCTCTGTTGCCGCATACGCCTGACACCGAGGGCATGCTCAATCTTAATCTGTTCCGCAAGCTCGCCCAAGACGGGCCGCTGGGCGGTCCGGTGGTGATCAATGCCGGGCGTGGCAAGCTGCAAGTCGAGCGCGATATCATGGAAGCGCTTGATGAAGGCAGCCTGATTGGCGCGTCGCTCGACGTGTTCGAGGAAGAGCCTTTGCATGATGACAGTCCGATCTGGTCGCATCCTTCAATCATCCTGACCCCGCACAATGCAGCGGTCAGCGATCCAAACAGCACAACGGCCTGTCTCGCGCGTCAATTGAAACTGTTTGAAGCGGGCGAACCGATGGAAAGTGTGGTTGATCGCAAGGCGGGATACTGA
- a CDS encoding DUF6636 domain-containing protein, translated as MKKLLWALILLVPSPAWADGFGFETPSGNIYCNGYVSDGGGISCEIVVRHGKLASPKPASCRQSWGHSFSLQGSGAAELVCAPKPTRVDYSEIANYGQTGTFGSITCHSERTGFTCENQSGHGFFLSRRKQEIF; from the coding sequence GTGAAAAAACTATTGTGGGCTTTGATTTTGCTGGTCCCCTCGCCTGCATGGGCGGACGGGTTCGGCTTTGAAACGCCTTCCGGCAATATCTATTGCAACGGATATGTCAGCGATGGTGGCGGAATTTCCTGCGAGATTGTCGTGCGCCATGGCAAGCTGGCCAGCCCGAAACCGGCTTCCTGTCGACAGAGTTGGGGCCATAGTTTTTCGCTACAAGGGTCAGGGGCAGCCGAATTGGTCTGCGCACCCAAACCAACGCGGGTCGACTATTCCGAAATTGCCAATTATGGGCAAACCGGCACGTTTGGCAGTATCACCTGTCACTCTGAGCGCACCGGGTTCACTTGCGAGAACCAGAGTGGTCATGGATTTTTCCTCTCCCGCCGTAAGCAGGAAATATTCTAG
- a CDS encoding NlpC/P60 family protein, producing the protein MLNPSLNAYRPDLADKRLEGQVEADRFVAPQVMRVRVPIAPLKAAPDGRSKLDSQALLGEVVHVFDEDDKGWCWVQLAGDGYVGYMPTEAIGPYSGHLSDEFTAGEPTHTVSAVRTFVYPGPDLKFPAATFLSMGAGVVLGEEEVVRGTRYRKLINLPMPNGEAGWIVAQHVVEREQKAEDFVAVAESLIGTPYLWGGKSSLGIDCSGLVQIACKMAGIPMLRDASMQEKEAGSPLDMDSGLPALQRGDLLFWPGHVGVMCDAETLLHANGHHMAVAKEPLSDALTRIAANEYGDLRAVRRLARQGVGSGRTLPAQKAAWSLSALFSRIFPAYGGRGKIHDHSGSRK; encoded by the coding sequence ATGCTCAATCCATCTCTTAATGCCTACCGTCCCGACCTTGCCGACAAACGTCTTGAAGGGCAGGTTGAGGCTGACCGTTTTGTTGCCCCACAGGTGATGCGCGTCCGCGTGCCGATCGCGCCATTGAAAGCCGCTCCCGATGGCCGTAGCAAACTTGATAGCCAGGCTCTGTTGGGTGAGGTGGTGCATGTGTTTGATGAGGATGACAAGGGCTGGTGCTGGGTCCAGCTGGCGGGGGATGGCTATGTCGGCTATATGCCAACCGAGGCCATCGGACCCTATTCTGGTCATCTGTCCGACGAATTCACCGCTGGCGAGCCGACGCACACAGTCAGCGCCGTGCGCACCTTTGTCTATCCGGGGCCGGATCTGAAATTTCCCGCCGCCACTTTCCTGTCGATGGGAGCTGGCGTTGTACTGGGGGAAGAGGAGGTGGTGCGCGGCACACGCTATCGCAAATTGATCAATCTGCCGATGCCCAATGGCGAGGCGGGGTGGATCGTCGCCCAGCATGTTGTAGAGCGCGAGCAAAAGGCCGAGGATTTTGTCGCTGTTGCGGAAAGTCTGATCGGAACCCCTTATCTCTGGGGAGGCAAAAGCTCGCTTGGCATCGATTGCTCCGGCCTTGTGCAAATTGCCTGCAAAATGGCCGGAATCCCGATGCTGCGCGATGCTTCAATGCAGGAAAAAGAGGCCGGTAGCCCGCTTGACATGGATTCCGGGCTGCCTGCCCTGCAGCGCGGCGATCTGCTTTTCTGGCCCGGCCATGTGGGTGTGATGTGTGACGCAGAAACTCTGCTGCACGCCAATGGCCACCATATGGCCGTGGCCAAGGAGCCTCTGTCCGATGCGCTCACCCGCATCGCCGCGAACGAATATGGCGATTTGCGTGCGGTGAGGCGGCTGGCGCGACAAGGTGTGGGAAGCGGACGGACGTTGCCTGCCCAGAAGGCAGCGTGGTCCCTTTCAGCTTTGTTTTCTAGAATATTTCCTGCTTACGGCGGGAGAGGAAAAATCCATGACCACTCTGGTTCTCGCAAGTGA
- a CDS encoding MarR family transcriptional regulator, translated as MATTMSASQALNLWHDVTHDLVLKDDTDLSARQMTVLLTVYLETPPHTVRGLAAKLGVTKPAITRALDTMGRMGLLTRRRDDQDKRNVVILRTVKGARYVQSLGDKIVETTAAIAQ; from the coding sequence ATGGCGACGACAATGAGCGCAAGCCAGGCGTTGAACTTATGGCACGATGTCACCCACGATTTGGTGCTCAAAGATGACACGGATCTGTCCGCCCGGCAGATGACCGTTTTACTCACCGTCTATCTGGAAACCCCACCCCACACGGTGCGCGGTCTTGCGGCCAAACTGGGCGTTACCAAACCCGCCATCACAAGAGCGCTTGATACGATGGGCCGTATGGGCTTGTTGACCCGCCGCCGCGATGATCAGGACAAGCGCAATGTCGTCATCCTGCGCACGGTCAAAGGGGCCCGCTATGTGCAGTCTCTAGGTGACAAGATCGTTGAGACCACTGCCGCAATTGCGCAGTGA
- a CDS encoding leucyl aminopeptidase family protein, translating to MSEQAKSTPIHFVASDWESQVPKALSAPATQWVQSTGFMAKEGEICLIPSIDGSIEAVLFGIGTEKSTTRSPLLAGLLPVRLPQGHYHYVIEGPLVDNEQALFLATLAWHLGAYRFDRYKENTKPMPELDWPEGIDRDEILRQAKGSNLARDLINIPASDMGPDELEAVTKGLADTHGAVLTVIKGEDLLTHNFPMIHAVGRASTRTPRLLDFVWGDEGAPKVTLVGKGVCFDTGGLDLKPSSSMLLMKKDMGGAANVLGLASMIMSAQLPVRLRVLIPAVENSVSGDAFRPGDVLRSHKGLTVEIGNTDAEGRLVLADAMSLADEEEPDLMIDMATLTGAARVALGPDLPPFYSDDADLVASLSDESRKQWDPLWNMPLWSGYDSNLSSDIADVNHISSGGFAGSITAALFLRRFVDKTRSWVHFDIYGWAPAAQPARPKGGEAQAIRAIYSHLKAKYAK from the coding sequence ATGTCTGAACAAGCCAAGTCCACGCCAATCCATTTCGTCGCTTCCGATTGGGAAAGCCAAGTGCCCAAGGCCCTGTCGGCCCCTGCTACCCAATGGGTGCAAAGCACCGGCTTTATGGCGAAGGAAGGGGAGATTTGCCTGATTCCGTCCATTGACGGCTCCATTGAAGCGGTCCTGTTCGGCATCGGCACGGAAAAAAGCACCACCCGCTCGCCATTGCTGGCCGGCCTTTTGCCGGTGCGCTTGCCACAAGGCCACTATCACTATGTGATCGAAGGCCCTTTGGTGGATAATGAGCAGGCTTTGTTTCTGGCGACACTGGCTTGGCATCTCGGCGCGTATCGCTTTGATCGCTATAAGGAAAATACAAAGCCGATGCCGGAGCTTGATTGGCCGGAAGGCATCGATCGCGACGAGATTTTGCGTCAGGCCAAAGGCAGCAATCTGGCCCGTGACCTGATCAACATCCCAGCCAGTGACATGGGCCCCGATGAACTCGAAGCGGTTACCAAGGGATTGGCTGATACCCACGGTGCCGTCCTGACCGTCATCAAGGGTGAGGATCTGCTCACCCACAATTTCCCGATGATCCATGCGGTCGGCAGAGCCTCGACACGCACGCCGCGCCTGCTTGATTTTGTCTGGGGTGACGAGGGCGCGCCAAAGGTCACCCTCGTTGGCAAGGGCGTCTGCTTCGATACGGGTGGTCTCGATCTCAAGCCATCCTCTTCCATGTTGCTGATGAAAAAGGATATGGGTGGCGCGGCCAACGTGCTTGGCCTTGCCTCGATGATCATGTCGGCGCAATTGCCGGTGCGTTTGCGCGTCCTGATCCCGGCAGTTGAGAATTCTGTCTCCGGCGACGCTTTCCGTCCCGGCGATGTGCTCCGCAGCCACAAGGGCCTGACCGTTGAAATCGGCAATACCGACGCCGAAGGCCGTCTGGTGCTGGCCGATGCCATGTCGCTGGCCGATGAAGAAGAGCCGGATCTGATGATTGATATGGCCACCCTGACCGGTGCTGCCCGTGTGGCGCTCGGCCCGGATCTTCCACCCTTCTACAGCGATGATGCCGACCTGGTCGCCTCTCTTTCGGACGAAAGCCGCAAACAGTGGGATCCGCTTTGGAATATGCCCCTCTGGTCTGGCTATGATAGCAATCTGTCATCCGACATTGCCGATGTGAACCATATTTCCTCAGGGGGCTTTGCCGGCTCTATCACCGCCGCCCTGTTCCTGCGTCGGTTTGTCGACAAGACCCGCAGCTGGGTTCATTTCGACATTTACGGTTGGGCACCAGCGGCCCAGCCTGCCCGACCAAAAGGCGGTGAAGCGCAGGCCATTCGCGCCATTTACAGCCATCTGAAGGCAAAATACGCCAAATAA
- a CDS encoding tetratricopeptide repeat protein — MTSGSFTRSPAPSPTRARKALLAASVALLVAVSGCSSNKKSVSSSDHQRTGYATEQALQDSIRYWEKRYKNNPKDVKVALNYGTALRHAGRYEQSLAVLEAIAATRPSDRIVLAAYGKALASVGRFQQALTVLQRAQTPTTPDWRLESAIGAIHDQLGNFSTARAHYDKALLQAPGAPSVLSNYGLSYLLEGDLTSAEGYLREAAKQPGADSRVRQNLALVLGLQGKFAEAEAIASNELSPQQAAANMAYLKAMLKERGNWKNLKKQG; from the coding sequence ATGACAAGTGGTTCCTTCACCCGCTCCCCTGCCCCCTCCCCCACACGGGCGCGCAAAGCCTTACTTGCGGCTTCGGTTGCGCTATTGGTGGCTGTGTCGGGTTGTTCATCGAACAAGAAAAGCGTCTCGTCGTCTGATCATCAGCGCACGGGTTATGCCACCGAACAGGCCTTGCAGGACTCCATCCGCTATTGGGAAAAGCGCTACAAGAATAACCCCAAGGATGTCAAAGTGGCGCTGAATTACGGCACCGCCCTGCGCCATGCTGGCCGTTATGAACAGTCTCTGGCCGTGCTTGAAGCGATTGCTGCAACAAGACCATCGGATCGCATCGTGCTGGCAGCTTATGGAAAGGCACTGGCTTCGGTTGGTCGTTTCCAGCAGGCCCTCACCGTATTGCAGCGCGCTCAAACGCCGACCACGCCGGATTGGCGGTTGGAGTCGGCCATAGGTGCCATTCATGACCAGTTGGGCAACTTCTCCACCGCCCGCGCCCATTATGACAAGGCCCTGCTGCAGGCACCCGGGGCTCCGAGCGTGCTGAGCAATTATGGCTTGTCCTATTTGCTCGAAGGGGATCTGACCTCGGCAGAGGGCTATTTGCGTGAAGCGGCCAAACAGCCGGGTGCAGACAGCCGGGTGCGGCAGAATCTGGCGTTGGTCCTGGGGCTTCAGGGTAAATTTGCTGAAGCGGAAGCCATTGCCAGCAATGAATTGTCGCCACAACAGGCTGCGGCCAACATGGCCTATCTGAAAGCGATGCTCAAAGAGCGTGGCAACTGGAAGAACCTGAAAAAACAGGGGTGA
- a CDS encoding type II secretion system F family protein: MIGFDIQDIFSVMTAIAVIASILAAAMPFLQTDKLGNRMKEVATEREQIRRRERAALSSDGRTKVSLRQEPKAVIMNIVDRFNMRNAFADKESRARLKQAGFRSENHLMTFTFARIVGPMIGLAVALFYLFIVLKPDYPPMVKVLLSLTFAYACYYAPAIYIRNQISKRQASITRAWPDALDLMLICVESGMTAETGFQKVAAEIGKSSVELAEEMTLLTAELSYLQDRKTAYENMSSRTGLEGVRAVMTSLIQAERYGTPLGDALRVMANENRAMRMTAAEKKAAALPPKLTVPMILFFLPAIFVAVLGPAAISFWG, translated from the coding sequence ATGATTGGCTTTGACATTCAGGATATTTTTTCGGTGATGACAGCCATTGCTGTGATCGCATCGATCCTTGCCGCCGCCATGCCTTTTCTTCAAACGGACAAGCTGGGCAACCGGATGAAAGAGGTGGCAACCGAGCGCGAACAAATTCGCCGCCGCGAACGGGCTGCCTTGTCCTCGGATGGCCGTACAAAGGTTTCCTTGCGACAGGAGCCCAAGGCGGTGATCATGAATATTGTTGATCGCTTCAACATGCGCAATGCTTTTGCCGACAAGGAAAGCCGCGCACGTCTGAAACAGGCCGGCTTCCGCTCGGAAAATCATTTGATGACCTTCACCTTTGCCCGGATCGTCGGGCCAATGATTGGTCTGGCCGTTGCGCTCTTTTATCTGTTTATCGTGCTCAAACCCGACTACCCGCCGATGGTCAAGGTCTTGCTTTCGTTGACCTTTGCCTATGCCTGCTATTACGCGCCGGCGATCTATATCCGCAACCAGATCTCCAAAAGGCAGGCCTCGATCACCCGTGCCTGGCCAGATGCACTTGATTTGATGCTGATTTGCGTTGAGTCCGGCATGACCGCAGAAACCGGCTTCCAGAAGGTGGCAGCCGAAATTGGCAAGTCGAGCGTTGAGCTGGCCGAAGAAATGACCTTGCTGACGGCGGAGTTGTCTTATCTTCAGGATCGCAAGACCGCCTATGAGAACATGTCCTCACGCACCGGTCTGGAAGGGGTGCGGGCGGTGATGACCTCGCTCATTCAGGCTGAACGCTACGGCACGCCGCTCGGCGATGCCTTGCGCGTCATGGCCAACGAAAACCGCGCCATGCGCATGACGGCCGCCGAGAAAAAGGCAGCCGCTCTGCCGCCCAAACTGACGGTTCCAATGATCCTGTTCTTCCTGCCTGCGATTTTCGTTGCAGTTCTGGGACCTGCTGCCATTTCCTTCTGGGGTTAA